One window of Iamia sp. SCSIO 61187 genomic DNA carries:
- a CDS encoding TIGR02391 family protein, giving the protein MAEDNPLRSPLPADALVVIDFVHAFLRDKGRWPIGDYVAGSLGRRIDLDELVRSLPMLGTARYGPILQSGGGFVDLAEPLKVTIAGLAQIPGASGTVASVLGLIVDLAERYVALPPDPNRPVEMHQSWSDLSEVVHKRTGGDSKLDVDIALAVFACEPPGWGSYRLGDKPADITWEVSRSLAWYAGLKSVEDYLDLITRRLGWAPGTALRAPAVGPSSSATPPLGIDPGVWREVGPAVTGERWGEVIRSAGLYLEEVVRAASGLPTTLNPKDLMGRAFGSNGSLQLGNPDHANEAIGWRELAQGFIAAVRNPGTHVAAGGIVERANGAMAIVSMLVSEIRKLRPDIFDDDGILRGETSRS; this is encoded by the coding sequence ATGGCCGAGGACAATCCCCTTCGATCGCCCCTGCCGGCCGACGCCCTTGTGGTGATCGACTTCGTCCATGCCTTCCTGCGAGACAAGGGTCGATGGCCGATCGGCGACTACGTGGCTGGGAGCCTTGGAAGGCGAATCGATCTGGATGAGTTGGTTCGGAGCCTGCCGATGCTGGGGACGGCCCGCTACGGGCCGATCCTTCAATCAGGCGGGGGATTCGTCGACCTGGCCGAGCCGCTGAAGGTGACCATCGCCGGCCTCGCTCAGATCCCCGGTGCCAGCGGCACCGTCGCCTCCGTCCTCGGCCTCATCGTGGACTTGGCGGAGCGCTACGTGGCCTTGCCGCCAGATCCCAATCGGCCGGTCGAGATGCACCAGAGCTGGAGCGATCTGTCCGAGGTGGTCCACAAACGGACTGGTGGTGACAGCAAGCTTGACGTCGACATCGCCCTCGCCGTGTTTGCGTGCGAACCACCGGGCTGGGGCTCCTATCGCCTCGGCGACAAACCTGCCGACATCACCTGGGAGGTGTCCAGGAGCCTCGCCTGGTACGCGGGTCTCAAGTCGGTCGAGGACTACCTCGACTTGATCACGCGTCGTCTCGGCTGGGCTCCGGGCACCGCGCTTCGCGCGCCTGCGGTTGGGCCGTCGTCGTCGGCGACGCCCCCGCTCGGCATCGACCCGGGGGTGTGGCGCGAGGTAGGACCGGCGGTGACCGGGGAGCGGTGGGGCGAAGTCATCCGGTCCGCCGGCCTCTACTTGGAAGAGGTCGTGCGTGCCGCGAGCGGGCTCCCGACAACCCTCAATCCGAAGGACCTCATGGGAAGGGCGTTCGGGTCCAACGGGTCGTTGCAACTGGGCAACCCTGACCACGCGAACGAGGCGATCGGATGGCGGGAGCTCGCGCAGGGCTTCATCGCTGCCGTGCGCAACCCCGGCACGCACGTTGCCGCCGGAGGCATCGTCGAGCGGGCCAACGGAGCGATGGCCATCGTCTCGATGCTCGTCAGCGAGATCCGCAAGCTGCGGCCCGACATCTTCGACGACGACGGAATTCTGCGCGGCGAGACATCGCGGTCGTAG
- a CDS encoding XRE family transcriptional regulator: MGETVEVPTQTAPINPSVLQWAIDEAGESITGLAERLKVPTERVESWVSGDARPSVPQLRRIAKILKRPSALFYLAEPPARAALPTRLRHAPGGRDLTPTEIGEIRWARRLQEAASWLIDHNPDEQPEPLPAAQMEVSPEAAAAVVRDFVGVSVEEQLAWPDPGTAYREWRRALTERGVLVFQFELGRGGLRGFSTFDTRAPMLAVNSAYRPEVRIYSMMHELGHLVLGEESACVSFVNPRMPNAPAVERWCERFAAAFLLPAEAFKSMAAALGLGLDTDERDAFSLISRIARRFKVSLRAAAIRAEETGVRPRLFGVVEQLAGPTLDLPPEPTKKAGGGVPAAEKRVRFFGRRVPDLFISGVDQGLITQREAGGYLHLAPAGFTDLEHMIRSGSDKVAR, encoded by the coding sequence ATGGGCGAGACTGTCGAAGTGCCGACCCAGACTGCGCCGATCAACCCGTCGGTTCTCCAGTGGGCGATCGACGAGGCCGGCGAGTCGATCACGGGACTCGCCGAGCGGCTCAAGGTGCCGACCGAGCGGGTCGAGTCGTGGGTCTCTGGCGACGCTCGCCCCTCCGTGCCTCAGTTGCGACGGATCGCGAAGATCCTGAAGCGCCCCTCTGCTCTCTTCTATCTGGCTGAGCCTCCGGCTCGGGCCGCTCTCCCTACCCGGCTTCGTCACGCTCCCGGCGGGCGAGATCTCACCCCGACAGAGATCGGGGAGATCCGCTGGGCCCGGCGCCTGCAGGAGGCGGCCAGCTGGCTCATCGACCACAACCCGGACGAGCAGCCTGAACCCCTTCCCGCCGCTCAGATGGAGGTCTCGCCGGAGGCTGCCGCTGCCGTGGTACGAGATTTCGTCGGCGTCTCGGTTGAGGAGCAACTCGCTTGGCCGGATCCGGGCACGGCGTACCGCGAGTGGCGTCGAGCTCTGACCGAAAGAGGCGTTCTGGTCTTCCAGTTTGAGCTCGGGCGGGGCGGCCTCAGGGGGTTCTCGACCTTCGACACGCGCGCCCCGATGCTTGCGGTGAATTCGGCCTACAGGCCCGAAGTTCGCATCTATTCGATGATGCATGAACTGGGTCACCTCGTTCTCGGGGAGGAGTCCGCTTGCGTCTCGTTCGTCAACCCGCGGATGCCTAACGCGCCGGCGGTCGAGCGGTGGTGCGAGAGGTTCGCTGCCGCCTTTCTGCTGCCCGCGGAGGCGTTCAAGTCAATGGCGGCAGCCCTCGGGTTGGGCCTCGACACCGACGAGCGGGACGCGTTTTCCTTGATTTCCCGAATCGCTCGCCGTTTCAAGGTCAGCCTGCGGGCCGCCGCCATCCGTGCGGAGGAGACGGGCGTTCGGCCACGCCTATTTGGGGTTGTCGAACAACTGGCGGGGCCCACGCTTGATCTGCCGCCCGAGCCCACCAAGAAGGCTGGCGGCGGCGTGCCTGCAGCCGAGAAGCGGGTGCGGTTCTTCGGGCGTCGCGTGCCCGATCTGTTCATAAGTGGCGTCGATCAGGGTCTCATCACGCAGCGAGAGGCAGGAGGGTACCTACATCTAGCGCCCGCGGGCTTCACCGATCTCGAGCACATGATTCGATCGGGTAGCGACAAGGTGGCCAGGTGA
- a CDS encoding DUF4411 family protein, with protein MKVHVLDSSTIVNLKSEIPVGKQWEFFKRLEAKVDAGEVAIAKSVIREVSDVQHPDMPGAWARGMQDRMQHPLEPDPASVAAVMAKAPEVVDQSSDREEADPEVIGLALDMIAAGHDVVVVTDDAVDRMPIKIAMTTACGRCGVQCMSTTEFLDLMAAPEDGLDDPRDNEGLEDDAGL; from the coding sequence GTGAAGGTGCACGTTCTGGACTCCAGCACCATCGTCAATCTGAAGTCCGAGATCCCGGTCGGCAAGCAGTGGGAGTTCTTCAAGCGCCTTGAGGCCAAGGTGGACGCCGGCGAGGTTGCAATAGCCAAGTCGGTGATCCGGGAGGTGTCGGATGTTCAGCATCCGGACATGCCCGGGGCGTGGGCGAGGGGGATGCAGGACCGTATGCAGCATCCACTGGAGCCGGATCCGGCGTCGGTTGCGGCCGTGATGGCGAAGGCACCAGAGGTGGTCGATCAGTCTTCGGACCGAGAAGAGGCGGACCCTGAGGTCATTGGACTGGCTCTGGACATGATCGCCGCTGGTCACGATGTGGTCGTCGTGACTGACGACGCGGTGGACCGGATGCCCATCAAGATCGCGATGACCACGGCGTGCGGTAGGTGCGGTGTGCAGTGCATGAGCACCACCGAGTTCCTCGATCTAATGGCTGCGCCCGAGGATGGCTTAGACGACCCACGGGACAACGAGGGACTCGAAGACGACGCCGGACTCTGA
- the xerC gene encoding tyrosine recombinase XerC, which translates to MPRRIYSKPIASFEYGTRVYAPSESRPTYRVIAKDPNGKRIFLRFSTEAEARQRAREIETSLASSVTLPGRGNAPTTVGQLIDRYLASLGSRSTRYAERQEYLLRCWVRPVLDDHPLRAWTPADSDQVLDQARASLAPATVQNLGAAMRALVTFAFKNRWLPREADPMWKVQYTPKPEHQGEATGFIPRDDLPTDEQCAALFAALAEQGHPDWALAMRLKHRSGLRWGELIALRPCDLTFSPKRSIAVVRAVEQSRKGFAIKTTKNRQRRQTIFPASLCDDLAAWCAERPSDALLFIGTDGGFANRRTVQRFWARAAKAAGWPMQGPMSAIWHPHDMRHVAACWMLYDVGLEAPAVSAMLGHANTAFTLSRYVSVRGDLAATATAATEVW; encoded by the coding sequence ATGCCGCGCCGGATCTACAGCAAGCCGATCGCCTCGTTCGAGTACGGGACCCGCGTCTACGCACCGTCCGAGTCCAGGCCCACCTACCGGGTAATCGCCAAGGACCCCAACGGCAAGCGGATCTTCCTCCGCTTCTCGACCGAGGCCGAGGCCCGCCAACGCGCCCGCGAGATCGAGACGTCACTCGCCTCGTCGGTCACCCTCCCCGGGAGGGGCAACGCCCCGACCACTGTCGGGCAGCTGATCGACCGCTACCTCGCCAGTCTCGGGTCCCGGTCGACCCGGTACGCCGAGCGTCAGGAGTACCTTCTCCGCTGCTGGGTCCGCCCTGTGCTCGATGACCATCCGCTGCGGGCCTGGACCCCCGCCGACTCCGATCAGGTGCTCGACCAGGCTCGCGCCTCGCTGGCGCCGGCGACGGTGCAGAACCTCGGTGCCGCGATGCGTGCGCTCGTCACCTTCGCCTTCAAGAACCGGTGGCTCCCCCGTGAGGCAGACCCGATGTGGAAGGTGCAGTACACGCCGAAGCCCGAGCACCAGGGCGAGGCAACCGGCTTCATCCCACGCGACGACCTGCCGACCGACGAGCAGTGCGCCGCCCTCTTCGCGGCGCTCGCCGAGCAGGGTCATCCGGACTGGGCACTGGCCATGAGGCTCAAGCACCGCAGCGGCCTCCGCTGGGGTGAGCTCATCGCCCTCCGCCCGTGCGACCTGACCTTCTCGCCGAAGCGGAGCATCGCCGTCGTCCGGGCCGTCGAGCAGTCCCGGAAGGGCTTCGCCATCAAAACCACCAAGAATCGGCAGCGCCGGCAGACGATCTTCCCGGCCAGCCTCTGCGACGACCTCGCCGCCTGGTGCGCTGAGCGCCCATCCGACGCCCTCCTCTTCATCGGCACCGACGGCGGCTTCGCCAACCGCCGGACGGTCCAGCGCTTCTGGGCTCGGGCAGCGAAGGCCGCGGGCTGGCCCATGCAGGGACCGATGTCGGCGATCTGGCACCCCCACGACATGCGCCACGTCGCCGCCTGCTGGATGCTCTACGACGTCGGCCTCGAGGCACCGGCGGTGAGCGCAATGCTCGGCCACGCCAACACCGCCTTCACCCTCAGCCGCTACGTCAGCGTCCGAGGCGACCTCGCCGCCACCGCCACCGCCGCCACCGAAGTTTGGTGA
- a CDS encoding DUF2752 domain-containing protein encodes MTAAAAGRPRVALASADRARWLLVLGAAAVLGAIGLRVGGLPKFDPGGPLHSAGIPCPFCGGTRGTLALANGDVGVAWSWNPVVPLLAILVVAVIVRAVVGRLTGRWVEVFVPRKFVLGAAMVGLVALQVNQSLQAERLLGASA; translated from the coding sequence ATGACAGCGGCAGCGGCAGGCCGTCCCCGGGTCGCCCTCGCTTCTGCGGATCGCGCCAGGTGGCTGCTTGTCCTTGGTGCTGCGGCTGTCCTCGGCGCCATCGGACTTCGAGTCGGTGGTCTGCCGAAGTTCGACCCAGGTGGACCGCTCCACAGCGCCGGCATCCCTTGTCCGTTCTGTGGCGGCACGCGAGGGACCCTCGCGTTGGCCAACGGTGATGTCGGGGTGGCGTGGTCGTGGAACCCGGTGGTGCCGCTGCTCGCCATCCTGGTTGTGGCGGTGATCGTTCGCGCCGTCGTGGGTCGGCTGACGGGTCGATGGGTGGAGGTCTTCGTCCCGCGGAAGTTCGTGCTGGGTGCTGCGATGGTCGGGTTGGTCGCTCTGCAGGTGAACCAGTCGCTTCAAGCGGAGCGGCTTCTCGGCGCCAGCGCGTAG
- the lspA gene encoding signal peptidase II encodes MSARRRLVVAAGAALVVDAASKMWAAAALAVPVEIGGSLSLQLSRNPGVAFGLGQSAPTGLLLVLTGALCVGLARAGWTGRLQPPLAVGLVLGGAVGNLLDRMVGGSVVDMVHLTWWPTFNLADVAICTGAALIVFDGARQELRGRGTEPIGVSQAETSER; translated from the coding sequence GTGAGTGCGCGCCGGCGCCTGGTCGTCGCCGCGGGGGCCGCCCTCGTGGTCGATGCGGCCTCGAAGATGTGGGCTGCTGCCGCGCTGGCTGTGCCGGTTGAGATCGGGGGATCGCTCTCGCTCCAGCTGTCGCGAAACCCGGGGGTCGCGTTCGGCCTCGGTCAGTCGGCACCGACCGGTCTGCTCCTCGTGCTCACCGGGGCGCTCTGCGTCGGCCTGGCCCGGGCTGGTTGGACGGGTCGCCTGCAGCCACCGCTTGCAGTTGGGCTTGTGCTCGGAGGGGCGGTCGGCAACCTGCTCGATCGGATGGTGGGTGGCTCGGTTGTCGACATGGTGCATCTGACGTGGTGGCCGACCTTCAACCTTGCTGACGTCGCGATATGCACAGGAGCGGCGCTCATCGTGTTCGACGGTGCTCGCCAAGAGCTGCGGGGACGCGGCACCGAACCGATCGGCGTGTCCCAGGCCGAGACCTCGGAGCGGTGA